One region of Polyodon spathula isolate WHYD16114869_AA chromosome 25, ASM1765450v1, whole genome shotgun sequence genomic DNA includes:
- the LOC121300335 gene encoding epidermal growth factor receptor kinase substrate 8-like isoform X2, with the protein MYQGQSHSEDTGGYSQSNGYSAGGPVAQRSGSISRPSAKTIYQQRKEYAETMLKQPDFFQYRVEHLFTCGLDQKEVRSVDDCIARLKLLDAKGRVWGQDMILQVKDGSLQLTDIETKEELESFSLDSVQECTAVLQSCVYNSILTVTVRERSRRGHSVFLFQCEEIGAEHIQSDMEKLLQEKRDSQGDQDNIRNNLESILAQPAPGSFHGKPPPPSQPEDRWSGLDQSTPPWDGPEYDEFPDFDQHRPREEERNQEEPAVSMAESHRNMEILNHVLSDLELFTLQLNEGVAAQSTGKKSKKKSKKDKGTAGLPPLQEFASCLQKMKYGFNLLGKLDGQIQNPSASDLVHVLFTALNFITSHCPKPDLPPSILSPLLIHPALELLENNVTPDEHRLWKALGDAWNLPRALWPDGDSIPPYVPEFSDGWEPPVPEATRNLERDRRDRQSQRSSHRHRSFPEQQPNSEPWRFPPVRADEQPHFMRVMYNFMARNSQELSIMKGEILLVLDKSKKWFRARNVREEEGFVPNNVLEPVEEEDQEQNVYQDLPPHLNRKSRPEEVTAWLQYKGFSKITVRCLGVLSGSLLLGMTRDEIKTVCPEEGGRVFFQLQAVKSSLALASENYGQ; encoded by the exons ATGTATCAAGGCCAGTCCCACTCAGAGGACACTGGAGGATATTCCCAGTCCAA TGGGTACAGTGCAGGTGGTCCAGTGGCACAGAGGTCCGGCAGCATCTCCCGACCCAGTGCCAAGACCATATACC AGCAGAGGAAGGAGTATGCTGAGACCATGTTGAAACAGCCAGACTTTTTCCAGTACAGAGTGGAG CACCTGTTCACTTGCGGGCTTGACCAGAAGGAGGTGCGGAGCGTGGACGACTGCATCGCCAGGCTCAAGCTGCTGGACGCCAAGGGCAGGGTGTGGGGTCAGGACATGATCCTGCAGGTCAAGGACGGCAGCCTGCAGTTGACCGACATTGAGACCAAG gAGGAGCTGGAGTCCTTCTCTCTGGACAGTGTGCAGGAGTGCACGGCCGTGCTGCAGAGCTGCGTCTACAACTCCATCCTGACAGTGACGGTGCGAGAGCGCAGCAGGAGGGGCCACAGCGTCTTCCTGTTCCAGTGCGAGGAGATCGGG GCTGAGCACATTCAGAGCGACATGGAGAAGCTGCTCCAGGAGAAGAGAGACAGCCAAGGAGACCAGGACAACATCAG GAACAATCTCGAGAGCATATTAGCCCAGCCAGCGCCAGGGAGCTTTCACGGCAAACCTCCGCCTCCCTCGCAGCCTGAGGACAGGTGGTCCGGCCTGGATCAGTCCACCCCTCCCTGGGACGGCCCAGAATATG ACGAGTTCCCTGACTTTGACCAACACCGCcccagggaggaggagaggaatcAGGAGGAGCCTGCAGTCAGCATGGCTGAGTCCCACAGGAATATG gaGATCCTCAATCACGTGCTGAGCGATCTGGAGCTCTTCACCCTGCAGCTGAACGAAGGTGTGGCGGCTCAGAGTACCGGCAAGAAGAGCAAGAAGAAAAGCAAGAAAGACAAAG GCACTGCAGGGTTACCGCCACTGCAAGAGTTTGCCTCCTGTCTCCAGAAAATGAAATACGGATTCAACCTGCTG GGTAAGCTGGACGGTCAAATCCAAAACCCCAGTGCAAGCGATCTGGTCCACGTGCTCTTCACAGCACTAAACTTT ATCACGTCACACTGCCCCAAGCCCGACCTTCCTCCCTCCATTCTCAGCCCCTTGCTGATCCATCCAGCCCTCGAGCTGCTGGAGAACAATGTCACTCCCGACGAGCACCGTCTCTGGAAGGCCTTGGGGGACGCCTGGAACCTGCCCAG AGCACTCTGGCCGGACGGAGACTCGATCCCGCCCTACGTTCCAGAGTTTTCCGATGGGTGGGAGCCCCCTGTTCCAGAAGCGACACGGAACCTGGAACGCGATCGCAGAGACCGTCAGAGCCAGAGAAGCAGCCATCGGCACAGGTCCTTCCCTGAGCAG cAACCAAATTCTGAACCGTGGCGCTTCCCACCTGTCCG CGCTGACGAGCAGCCTCACTTTATGCGGGTGATGTACAACTTCATGGCCAGAAACAGCCAGGAGCTGAGCATCATGAAGGGAGAAATACTGCTG GTGCTGGATAAGAGTAAGAAGTGGTTCAGGGCGCGCAACGTCCGAGAAGAGGAGGGCTTCGTTCCCAACAACGTGCTGGAGCCTGTGGAGGAGGAGGACCAAGAGCAGAACGTCTACCAG GACCTGCCCCCGCACCTGAACAGGAAATCCAGACCCGAGGAGGTAACAGCGTGGCTTCAGTACAAGGGCTTCTCCAAAAT TACCGTGCGTTGCCTGGGAGTGCTCAGCGGATCCTTGCTCCTGGGGATGACCCGTGACGAGATCAAGACTGTCTGTCCAGAAGAGGGCGGTAGAGTGTTCTTCCAGCTGCAGGCTGTCAAGTCCTCCCTGGCG CTCGCCAGTGAAAACTATGGTCAATAA
- the LOC121300335 gene encoding epidermal growth factor receptor kinase substrate 8-like isoform X1: protein MYQGQSHSEDTGGYSQSNGYSAGGPVAQRSGSISRPSAKTIYQQRKEYAETMLKQPDFFQYRVEHLFTCGLDQKEVRSVDDCIARLKLLDAKGRVWGQDMILQVKDGSLQLTDIETKEELESFSLDSVQECTAVLQSCVYNSILTVTVRERSRRGHSVFLFQCEEIGAEHIQSDMEKLLQEKRDSQGDQDNIRNNLESILAQPAPGSFHGKPPPPSQPEDRWSGLDQSTPPWDGPEYDEFPDFDQHRPREEERNQEEPAVSMAESHRNMEILNHVLSDLELFTLQLNEGVAAQSTGKKSKKKSKKDKGTAGLPPLQEFASCLQKMKYGFNLLGKLDGQIQNPSASDLVHVLFTALNFLCVLLPLQITSHCPKPDLPPSILSPLLIHPALELLENNVTPDEHRLWKALGDAWNLPRALWPDGDSIPPYVPEFSDGWEPPVPEATRNLERDRRDRQSQRSSHRHRSFPEQQPNSEPWRFPPVRADEQPHFMRVMYNFMARNSQELSIMKGEILLVLDKSKKWFRARNVREEEGFVPNNVLEPVEEEDQEQNVYQDLPPHLNRKSRPEEVTAWLQYKGFSKITVRCLGVLSGSLLLGMTRDEIKTVCPEEGGRVFFQLQAVKSSLALASENYGQ from the exons ATGTATCAAGGCCAGTCCCACTCAGAGGACACTGGAGGATATTCCCAGTCCAA TGGGTACAGTGCAGGTGGTCCAGTGGCACAGAGGTCCGGCAGCATCTCCCGACCCAGTGCCAAGACCATATACC AGCAGAGGAAGGAGTATGCTGAGACCATGTTGAAACAGCCAGACTTTTTCCAGTACAGAGTGGAG CACCTGTTCACTTGCGGGCTTGACCAGAAGGAGGTGCGGAGCGTGGACGACTGCATCGCCAGGCTCAAGCTGCTGGACGCCAAGGGCAGGGTGTGGGGTCAGGACATGATCCTGCAGGTCAAGGACGGCAGCCTGCAGTTGACCGACATTGAGACCAAG gAGGAGCTGGAGTCCTTCTCTCTGGACAGTGTGCAGGAGTGCACGGCCGTGCTGCAGAGCTGCGTCTACAACTCCATCCTGACAGTGACGGTGCGAGAGCGCAGCAGGAGGGGCCACAGCGTCTTCCTGTTCCAGTGCGAGGAGATCGGG GCTGAGCACATTCAGAGCGACATGGAGAAGCTGCTCCAGGAGAAGAGAGACAGCCAAGGAGACCAGGACAACATCAG GAACAATCTCGAGAGCATATTAGCCCAGCCAGCGCCAGGGAGCTTTCACGGCAAACCTCCGCCTCCCTCGCAGCCTGAGGACAGGTGGTCCGGCCTGGATCAGTCCACCCCTCCCTGGGACGGCCCAGAATATG ACGAGTTCCCTGACTTTGACCAACACCGCcccagggaggaggagaggaatcAGGAGGAGCCTGCAGTCAGCATGGCTGAGTCCCACAGGAATATG gaGATCCTCAATCACGTGCTGAGCGATCTGGAGCTCTTCACCCTGCAGCTGAACGAAGGTGTGGCGGCTCAGAGTACCGGCAAGAAGAGCAAGAAGAAAAGCAAGAAAGACAAAG GCACTGCAGGGTTACCGCCACTGCAAGAGTTTGCCTCCTGTCTCCAGAAAATGAAATACGGATTCAACCTGCTG GGTAAGCTGGACGGTCAAATCCAAAACCCCAGTGCAAGCGATCTGGTCCACGTGCTCTTCACAGCACTAAACTTT CTTTGTGTGCTCTTGCCCCTCCAGATCACGTCACACTGCCCCAAGCCCGACCTTCCTCCCTCCATTCTCAGCCCCTTGCTGATCCATCCAGCCCTCGAGCTGCTGGAGAACAATGTCACTCCCGACGAGCACCGTCTCTGGAAGGCCTTGGGGGACGCCTGGAACCTGCCCAG AGCACTCTGGCCGGACGGAGACTCGATCCCGCCCTACGTTCCAGAGTTTTCCGATGGGTGGGAGCCCCCTGTTCCAGAAGCGACACGGAACCTGGAACGCGATCGCAGAGACCGTCAGAGCCAGAGAAGCAGCCATCGGCACAGGTCCTTCCCTGAGCAG cAACCAAATTCTGAACCGTGGCGCTTCCCACCTGTCCG CGCTGACGAGCAGCCTCACTTTATGCGGGTGATGTACAACTTCATGGCCAGAAACAGCCAGGAGCTGAGCATCATGAAGGGAGAAATACTGCTG GTGCTGGATAAGAGTAAGAAGTGGTTCAGGGCGCGCAACGTCCGAGAAGAGGAGGGCTTCGTTCCCAACAACGTGCTGGAGCCTGTGGAGGAGGAGGACCAAGAGCAGAACGTCTACCAG GACCTGCCCCCGCACCTGAACAGGAAATCCAGACCCGAGGAGGTAACAGCGTGGCTTCAGTACAAGGGCTTCTCCAAAAT TACCGTGCGTTGCCTGGGAGTGCTCAGCGGATCCTTGCTCCTGGGGATGACCCGTGACGAGATCAAGACTGTCTGTCCAGAAGAGGGCGGTAGAGTGTTCTTCCAGCTGCAGGCTGTCAAGTCCTCCCTGGCG CTCGCCAGTGAAAACTATGGTCAATAA
- the LOC121300363 gene encoding ATP synthase F(0) complex subunit B1, mitochondrial-like, with product MLSRLILVSAPVLKSSAPLGAGLVQASRSFHTSQQSLAPVPALPEKGGKVRFGLIPEEIFQFLYPKTGVTGPYVLGTGLLTYLLSKEIYVINHETFAAASIGIVIVYGIKKFGPSVAAFADKLNDEKVAKVQEVKGLAVSNLQQAIEDEKKEQWRAEGRQNLFDAKRNNVAMLLEINYRERLHMVTSEVKKRLDYQIALQNLQRRMEQEHLVSWVEKSVVKSITPQQEKESIAKCITDLKMLAKIEQARATV from the exons ATGCTGTCCAGACTGATACTCGTTTCAG CTCCTGTCCTGAAGAGCAGTGCCCCTCTAGGTGCTGG TCTGGTGCAGGCATCCCGGTCCTTCCACACCAGCCAGCAGAGTCTGGCTCCAGTCCCCGCGCTACCTGAGAAAGGAGGCAAAGTGCGCTTTGGCTTGATTCCGGAGGAGATTTTCCAGTTTCTGTACCCCAAAACTGGTGTCACAG GACCCTACGTGCtgggaactggtctcctgacaTACCTGCTGTCGAAGGAAATCTACGTAATTAACCATGAAACGTTTGCTGCTGCTTCCATCGGCATCGTCATCGTTTACGGGATCAAGAAGTTCGGACCCAGCGTGGCTGCGTTCGCTGACAAACTGAACGAC GAGAAAGTAGCCAAGGTGCAAGAAGTGAAAGGGCTGGCAGTCAGCAACCTGCAACAAGCCATTGAAGACGAGAAGAAGGAGCAGTGGAGAGCAGAGGGCAGGCAGAACCTGTTCGACGCTAAGAGG AACAACGTGGCGATGCTGCTGGAGATCAACTACAGAGAGAGGCTGCACATGGTGACCAGCGAGGTGAAGAAACGCCTTGACTACCAGATCGCTCTTCAGAACCTGCAGAGACGCATGGAGCAGGAGCACCTGGTCAGCTGGGTGGAGAAAAGCGTGGTGAAGAGCATCACACCTCAGCAG GAGAAGGAGAGCATTGCCAAGTGCATCACTGATCTGAAAATGTTAGCCAAGATAGAACAGGCTCGGGCCACCGTCTAA
- the LOC121300360 gene encoding TRAF3-interacting JNK-activating modulator-like isoform X1 produces MLDEIKTLPQRPAKRSCPDVDSYEEKTNLRVWKRECLRGRLNRTTCRSAGRVRDGAVNSQQQCKRQLEFLKRRQLPATTAPSSEAEEPKNCEPKPALRPAKVQRGDAAMNRRSVVMSHDLGITWPVFPSAAAEKAPWLSKGRPYLSTQPPALPGNQLPGGPVRSSERLQHQTVKQDGTVRRESGVQTTEDVKQDSSVQTESGVTAVMEKEILELSDYLQEALRREQALKHKLSILQQLISTLLCSSDKLWTARINEDLMKCKIGSLESQLQVCMQGRTKKGMIEMGEQQLRFEEKAKESLKRALLEKSTAEEKLQSLQRAQLALQQENSQLKDSYEKVKESWAELSRKHTQSLDQLHVLQSKLQGAESREVALQARMEGLQQDRDELASRIDVLEEEQHLKREQLGTLTEKLKSLEDQKATPDVMSTSVWNINSQPFHAGDRFSTDQAGQGETKLRHQLLEMKSKLGAKEMECSELRGELGILEDEYQSCQLKLRQCREELNRFQGRRSQTRRRKWICLSVLLVAVAIAASAFSPDLYEQVNLLFGLLER; encoded by the exons atGTTGGACGAAATCAAAACGCTGCCGCAGAGACCGGCTAAGCGGAGCTGTCCAGACGTGGATAGCTACGAGGAAAAGACGAACCTGCGCGTTTGGAAGCGTGAATGCTTGCGGGGCCGGCTTAACAGGACAACGTGCAGGAGCGCTGGCAGAGTGCGCGATGGCGCGGTGAACAGCCAGCAGCAATGCAAGCGGCAGCTGGAGTTCCTGAAGCGGAGGCAGCTACCAGCAACCACTGCCCCCAGCAGTGAGGCCGAAGAGCCGAAGAACTGCGAGCCAAAGCCGGCGTTACGGCCAGCTAAGGTCCAGAGAGGAGACGCGGCTATGAACAGGCGGTCGGTGGTCATGTCGCACGACCTAGGAATTACGTGGCCCGTGTTCCCTTCAGCCGCCGCTGAGAAG GCTCCCTGGCTGAGTAAAGGGAGGCCATACCTGAGCACACAGCCTCCTGCACTGCCAGGTAATCAGCTGCCTGGGGGCCCTGTCCGCTCCTCTGAACGGCTGCAACACCAGACCGTCAAACAGGATGGAACCGTGAGAAGAGAGAGCG GAGTTCAGACCACCGAGGACGTAAAGCAAGACTCAAGTGTGCAAACTGA GAGTGGTGTAACAGCTGTCATGGAAAAG GAAATTCTTGAGCTTTCTGACTATTTACAG GAGGCTCTTCGACGGGAACAGGCTCTTAAGCACAAGCTCTCTATCCTGCAGCAGCTTATCTCCACCTTGCTGTGCTCGTCAGATAAGCTGTGGACG GCTCGGATCAATGAAGATCTTATGAAATGCAAAATTGGGTCTCTGGAATCACAGCTGCAGGTGTGCATGCAG GGACGCACCAAGAAGGGGATGATTGAGATGGGGGAGCAGCAGCTGAGGTTTGAGGAGAAAGCCAAGGAGTCTCTGAAGAGAGCGCTGCTGGAGAAGAGCACGGCCGAGGAGAAGCTGCAGAGCCTGCAG AGGGCTCAGCTGGCTTTGCAGCAGGAGAACTCCCAGCTGAAGGATTCTTATGAGAAGGTGAAGGAGAGCTGGGCTGAGCTCAGCAGGAAGCACACGCAGAGTCTGGACCAGCTGCATGTCCTGCAGAGCAAGCTCCAG GGAGCGGAGAGCCGGGAGGTCGCGCTCCAGGCCAGGATGGAGGGGCTGCAGCAGGACCGGGACGAGCTGGCGTCCCGAATCGACGTGCTGGAGGAGGAGCAGCACCTGAAGAGAGAGCAGCTCGGCACCCTGACAG aaaaACTGAAGAGTCTTGAAGATCAGAAAGCAACACCTGATG TCATGAGTACCAGCGTGTGGAACATAAACTCGCAGCCGTTTCACGCTGGGGACAGATTCTCGACGGACCAGGCTGGCCAGGGGGAAACCAAGCTGAGGCACCAACTGCTGGAAATGAAGTCAAAGCTGGGAGCGAAAGAGATGGAA TGCTCCGAGCTGCGGGGAGAGCTGGGAATCCTGGAGGATGAGTACCAGTCGTGCCAGTTGAAGCTGCGGCAGTGCAGGGAGGAATTAAACCGCTTCCAGGGACGGAGAAGCCAG acGCGACGCAGGAAATGGATCTGCCTGTCCGTGCTGTTGGTTGCCGTGGCGATCGCAGCGTCCGCTTTTTCCCCAGACCTTTACGAGCAAGTGAACCTCTTGTTTGGATTGTTAGAGAGATGA
- the LOC121300360 gene encoding TRAF3-interacting JNK-activating modulator-like isoform X2 — translation MLDEIKTLPQRPAKRSCPDVDSYEEKTNLRVWKRECLRGRLNRTTCRSAGRVRDGAVNSQQQCKRQLEFLKRRQLPATTAPSSEAEEPKNCEPKPALRPAKVQRGDAAMNRRSVVMSHDLGITWPVFPSAAAEKAPWLSKGRPYLSTQPPALPGNQLPGGPVRSSERLQHQTVKQDGTVRRESGVQTTEDVKQDSSVQTESGVTAVMEKEALRREQALKHKLSILQQLISTLLCSSDKLWTARINEDLMKCKIGSLESQLQVCMQGRTKKGMIEMGEQQLRFEEKAKESLKRALLEKSTAEEKLQSLQRAQLALQQENSQLKDSYEKVKESWAELSRKHTQSLDQLHVLQSKLQGAESREVALQARMEGLQQDRDELASRIDVLEEEQHLKREQLGTLTEKLKSLEDQKATPDVMSTSVWNINSQPFHAGDRFSTDQAGQGETKLRHQLLEMKSKLGAKEMECSELRGELGILEDEYQSCQLKLRQCREELNRFQGRRSQTRRRKWICLSVLLVAVAIAASAFSPDLYEQVNLLFGLLER, via the exons atGTTGGACGAAATCAAAACGCTGCCGCAGAGACCGGCTAAGCGGAGCTGTCCAGACGTGGATAGCTACGAGGAAAAGACGAACCTGCGCGTTTGGAAGCGTGAATGCTTGCGGGGCCGGCTTAACAGGACAACGTGCAGGAGCGCTGGCAGAGTGCGCGATGGCGCGGTGAACAGCCAGCAGCAATGCAAGCGGCAGCTGGAGTTCCTGAAGCGGAGGCAGCTACCAGCAACCACTGCCCCCAGCAGTGAGGCCGAAGAGCCGAAGAACTGCGAGCCAAAGCCGGCGTTACGGCCAGCTAAGGTCCAGAGAGGAGACGCGGCTATGAACAGGCGGTCGGTGGTCATGTCGCACGACCTAGGAATTACGTGGCCCGTGTTCCCTTCAGCCGCCGCTGAGAAG GCTCCCTGGCTGAGTAAAGGGAGGCCATACCTGAGCACACAGCCTCCTGCACTGCCAGGTAATCAGCTGCCTGGGGGCCCTGTCCGCTCCTCTGAACGGCTGCAACACCAGACCGTCAAACAGGATGGAACCGTGAGAAGAGAGAGCG GAGTTCAGACCACCGAGGACGTAAAGCAAGACTCAAGTGTGCAAACTGA GAGTGGTGTAACAGCTGTCATGGAAAAG GAGGCTCTTCGACGGGAACAGGCTCTTAAGCACAAGCTCTCTATCCTGCAGCAGCTTATCTCCACCTTGCTGTGCTCGTCAGATAAGCTGTGGACG GCTCGGATCAATGAAGATCTTATGAAATGCAAAATTGGGTCTCTGGAATCACAGCTGCAGGTGTGCATGCAG GGACGCACCAAGAAGGGGATGATTGAGATGGGGGAGCAGCAGCTGAGGTTTGAGGAGAAAGCCAAGGAGTCTCTGAAGAGAGCGCTGCTGGAGAAGAGCACGGCCGAGGAGAAGCTGCAGAGCCTGCAG AGGGCTCAGCTGGCTTTGCAGCAGGAGAACTCCCAGCTGAAGGATTCTTATGAGAAGGTGAAGGAGAGCTGGGCTGAGCTCAGCAGGAAGCACACGCAGAGTCTGGACCAGCTGCATGTCCTGCAGAGCAAGCTCCAG GGAGCGGAGAGCCGGGAGGTCGCGCTCCAGGCCAGGATGGAGGGGCTGCAGCAGGACCGGGACGAGCTGGCGTCCCGAATCGACGTGCTGGAGGAGGAGCAGCACCTGAAGAGAGAGCAGCTCGGCACCCTGACAG aaaaACTGAAGAGTCTTGAAGATCAGAAAGCAACACCTGATG TCATGAGTACCAGCGTGTGGAACATAAACTCGCAGCCGTTTCACGCTGGGGACAGATTCTCGACGGACCAGGCTGGCCAGGGGGAAACCAAGCTGAGGCACCAACTGCTGGAAATGAAGTCAAAGCTGGGAGCGAAAGAGATGGAA TGCTCCGAGCTGCGGGGAGAGCTGGGAATCCTGGAGGATGAGTACCAGTCGTGCCAGTTGAAGCTGCGGCAGTGCAGGGAGGAATTAAACCGCTTCCAGGGACGGAGAAGCCAG acGCGACGCAGGAAATGGATCTGCCTGTCCGTGCTGTTGGTTGCCGTGGCGATCGCAGCGTCCGCTTTTTCCCCAGACCTTTACGAGCAAGTGAACCTCTTGTTTGGATTGTTAGAGAGATGA
- the LOC121300362 gene encoding UPF0739 protein C1orf74 homolog isoform X1: MKDYFTCQSVLYSTRNCLGIHDCILFRVFSFCYFDSPVMCAAVSRERLIAASQQCLRTGKRKGLPPAVSLNLAAQILAVDAGFKPAFLYDCNAAGAEQMRLYLQTLLDTGCLTRPPRVLDIDGNVVVINTQQAIYRLEKLLLKNQVTVIDVSRARGEPAVADAGVRSAVEHLVTVFVDYLKSLSWDDALSVAPVVHLPEELPSKWNLCTLFGLLLGYPAAYWFDTEKSAENCLSMTPLRVTAVSASCSLIAEMPPVRLYSFTIPEALWTETQGLMDTWTQDLEDRFRQQSVFTRLIIAAETVALPAVAL, encoded by the exons atgaaagaCTATTTCACTTGTCAAAGTGTACTGTATAGTACAAGGAATTGCTTGG GAATACATGACTGTATTTTATTTCGTGTTTTTAGCTTCTGCTATTTCGACTCTCCCGTGATGTGCGCTGCTGTATCCCGGGAGCGCCTCATCGCAGCCTCCCAACAGTGCCTGCGCACCGGGAAGAGGAAAGGCTTGCCCCCCGCCGTCAGCTTGAACCTCGCTGCCCAAATCCTAGCCGTGGATGCGGGGTTTAAACCCGCCTTTCTTTATGACTGCAACGCCGCCGGAGCTGAGCAAATGCGACTTTACCTGCAAACGCTGCTGGATACGGGCTGCTTAACCCGCCCTCCACGCGTCTTGGACATAGATGGCAACGTCGTTGTCATCAACACGCAACAAGCAATCTACCGCTTAGAAAAGCTACTTCTTAAAAACCAAGTGACGGTCATCGATGTGTCCCGGGCTCGGGGTGAGCCTGCGGTGGCCGACGCTGGGGTCAGAAGCGCCGTTGAGCACCTAGTGACTGTTTTTGtggattatttaaaaagtttgagCTGGGATGATGCACTGTCCGTGGCCCCGGTCGTGCATCTCCCGGAGGAGTTGCCCTCGAAGTGGAACCTGTGCACGCTGTTCGGTTTGCTGCTGGGCTACCCGGCCGCCTACTGGTTCGATACCGAGAAAAGCGCCGAGAATTGCCTGAGCATGACCCCGCTTCGTGTTACCGCCGTGTCCGCCTCCTGCTCTCTCATCGCGGAGATGCCTCCAGTCCGGCTGTACTCGTTCACAATCCCCGAGGCTCTTTGGACCGAGACGCAGGGCTTAATGGACACCTGGACCCAGGATCTAGAGGACCGGTTCCGACAGCAGTCCGTTTTTACTCGCCTGATTATCGCCGCTGAGACTGTTGCTTTACCAGCAGTCGCTCTTTGA
- the LOC121300362 gene encoding UPF0739 protein C1orf74 homolog isoform X2 yields MCAAVSRERLIAASQQCLRTGKRKGLPPAVSLNLAAQILAVDAGFKPAFLYDCNAAGAEQMRLYLQTLLDTGCLTRPPRVLDIDGNVVVINTQQAIYRLEKLLLKNQVTVIDVSRARGEPAVADAGVRSAVEHLVTVFVDYLKSLSWDDALSVAPVVHLPEELPSKWNLCTLFGLLLGYPAAYWFDTEKSAENCLSMTPLRVTAVSASCSLIAEMPPVRLYSFTIPEALWTETQGLMDTWTQDLEDRFRQQSVFTRLIIAAETVALPAVAL; encoded by the coding sequence ATGTGCGCTGCTGTATCCCGGGAGCGCCTCATCGCAGCCTCCCAACAGTGCCTGCGCACCGGGAAGAGGAAAGGCTTGCCCCCCGCCGTCAGCTTGAACCTCGCTGCCCAAATCCTAGCCGTGGATGCGGGGTTTAAACCCGCCTTTCTTTATGACTGCAACGCCGCCGGAGCTGAGCAAATGCGACTTTACCTGCAAACGCTGCTGGATACGGGCTGCTTAACCCGCCCTCCACGCGTCTTGGACATAGATGGCAACGTCGTTGTCATCAACACGCAACAAGCAATCTACCGCTTAGAAAAGCTACTTCTTAAAAACCAAGTGACGGTCATCGATGTGTCCCGGGCTCGGGGTGAGCCTGCGGTGGCCGACGCTGGGGTCAGAAGCGCCGTTGAGCACCTAGTGACTGTTTTTGtggattatttaaaaagtttgagCTGGGATGATGCACTGTCCGTGGCCCCGGTCGTGCATCTCCCGGAGGAGTTGCCCTCGAAGTGGAACCTGTGCACGCTGTTCGGTTTGCTGCTGGGCTACCCGGCCGCCTACTGGTTCGATACCGAGAAAAGCGCCGAGAATTGCCTGAGCATGACCCCGCTTCGTGTTACCGCCGTGTCCGCCTCCTGCTCTCTCATCGCGGAGATGCCTCCAGTCCGGCTGTACTCGTTCACAATCCCCGAGGCTCTTTGGACCGAGACGCAGGGCTTAATGGACACCTGGACCCAGGATCTAGAGGACCGGTTCCGACAGCAGTCCGTTTTTACTCGCCTGATTATCGCCGCTGAGACTGTTGCTTTACCAGCAGTCGCTCTTTGA